In Hypomesus transpacificus isolate Combined female unplaced genomic scaffold, fHypTra1 scaffold_118, whole genome shotgun sequence, a genomic segment contains:
- the LOC124488067 gene encoding uncharacterized protein LOC124488067 isoform X1, translating to MKKVFRAMQLRTHSYAAFRKHAYLEPAIIHSWTEWQTPMLQTLSKATTVILGGDMRADSPGHSAKYGSYTMMDVQTNKIVDIQLVQSNEVGGSSYMEKEGLIRALDLLHGSGVKLDCIITDRHPPIPKFLRDRKITHYYDVWHVAKDVHSHSDPAFPKCGHQPNASKDPSKWFRPGSTALNSIEKVLTNKRCLTDVEKLSHHFQTSTVESFQCHPVFCSQKRCFPLHWNAMRVVPCCHALHRECRARTTEDSQGETNVYTCVPKGQKGRLHSQTNEDRANNVLCLQHDATGVGRDHP from the exons ATGAAAAAG GTGTTTCGGGCAATGCAGCTGCGAACACATAGTTATGCTGCCTTCAGAAAACATGCTTACCTGGAACCAGCCATAATCCACAGCTGGACTGAATGGCAAACACCTATGCTTCAAACGCTCAGTAAGGCAACCACTGTCATTCTCGGAGGCGATATGCGAGCAGACTCACCAG GACATTCTGCAAAGTATGGGAGCTACACGATGATGGATGTGCAGACCAACAAAATCGTAGACATACAGCTGGTGCAG AGCAACGAGGTGGGGGGAAGCTCATACATGGAGAAGGAGGGTCTCATAAGAGCTTTGGACCTCCTACATGGTAGTGGTGTGAAGTTGGACTGCATTATCACCGATCGTCACCCTCCGATCCCAAAGTTCCTGAGGGACCGTAAAATCACCCATTACTATGATGTATGGCATGTAGCAAAAG ATGTCCACAGTCATTCTGACCCAGCTTTCCCCAAGTGTGGACATCAACCCAATGCCTCAAAGGACCCTAGCAAGTGGTTTCGACCAG GTTCGACAGCTCTGAACAGTATTGAAAAGGTGCTAACAAACAAGAGGTGCCTTACTGATGTTGAAAAGCTAAGCCATCATTTCCAGACATCAACTGTGGAGTCATTCCAGTGTCATCCAGTGTTTTGCTCCCAAAAACGTTGTTTTCCCCTTCATTGGAATGCTATGCGG GTTGTACCTTGCTGCCATGCACTTCATCGAGAATGCCGAGCGCGCACAACGGAAGACAGCCAAGGGGAAACTAATGTATATACTTGTGTTCCCAAAGGCCAAAAGGGAAGGTTACACAGTCAAACCAATGAAGACAGAGCCAACAATGT GCTATGTCTTCAACATGATGCAACTGGTGTTGGAAGAGATCATCCATGA
- the LOC124488067 gene encoding uncharacterized protein LOC124488067 isoform X4, producing MKKVFRAMQLRTHSYAAFRKHAYLEPAIIHSWTEWQTPMLQTLSKATTVILGGDMRADSPGHSAKYGSYTMMDVQTNKIVDIQLVQSNEVGGSSYMEKEGLIRALDLLHGSGVKLDCIITDRHPPIPKFLRDRKITHYYDVWHVAKVILTQLSPSVDINPMPQRTLASGFDQVRQL from the exons ATGAAAAAG GTGTTTCGGGCAATGCAGCTGCGAACACATAGTTATGCTGCCTTCAGAAAACATGCTTACCTGGAACCAGCCATAATCCACAGCTGGACTGAATGGCAAACACCTATGCTTCAAACGCTCAGTAAGGCAACCACTGTCATTCTCGGAGGCGATATGCGAGCAGACTCACCAG GACATTCTGCAAAGTATGGGAGCTACACGATGATGGATGTGCAGACCAACAAAATCGTAGACATACAGCTGGTGCAG AGCAACGAGGTGGGGGGAAGCTCATACATGGAGAAGGAGGGTCTCATAAGAGCTTTGGACCTCCTACATGGTAGTGGTGTGAAGTTGGACTGCATTATCACCGATCGTCACCCTCCGATCCCAAAGTTCCTGAGGGACCGTAAAATCACCCATTACTATGATGTATGGCATGTAGCAAAAG TCATTCTGACCCAGCTTTCCCCAAGTGTGGACATCAACCCAATGCCTCAAAGGACCCTAGCAAGTGGTTTCGACCAG GTTCGACAGCTCTGA
- the LOC124488067 gene encoding uncharacterized protein LOC124488067 isoform X3 has translation MQLRTHSYAAFRKHAYLEPAIIHSWTEWQTPMLQTLSKATTVILGGDMRADSPGHSAKYGSYTMMDVQTNKIVDIQLVQSNEVGGSSYMEKEGLIRALDLLHGSGVKLDCIITDRHPPIPKFLRDRKITHYYDVWHVAKDVHSHSDPAFPKCGHQPNASKDPSKWFRPGSTALNSIEKVLTNKRCLTDVEKLSHHFQTSTVESFQCHPVFCSQKRCFPLHWNAMRVVPCCHALHRECRARTTEDSQGETNVYTCVPKGQKGRLHSQTNEDRANNVLCLQHDATGVGRDHP, from the exons ATGCAGCTGCGAACACATAGTTATGCTGCCTTCAGAAAACATGCTTACCTGGAACCAGCCATAATCCACAGCTGGACTGAATGGCAAACACCTATGCTTCAAACGCTCAGTAAGGCAACCACTGTCATTCTCGGAGGCGATATGCGAGCAGACTCACCAG GACATTCTGCAAAGTATGGGAGCTACACGATGATGGATGTGCAGACCAACAAAATCGTAGACATACAGCTGGTGCAG AGCAACGAGGTGGGGGGAAGCTCATACATGGAGAAGGAGGGTCTCATAAGAGCTTTGGACCTCCTACATGGTAGTGGTGTGAAGTTGGACTGCATTATCACCGATCGTCACCCTCCGATCCCAAAGTTCCTGAGGGACCGTAAAATCACCCATTACTATGATGTATGGCATGTAGCAAAAG ATGTCCACAGTCATTCTGACCCAGCTTTCCCCAAGTGTGGACATCAACCCAATGCCTCAAAGGACCCTAGCAAGTGGTTTCGACCAG GTTCGACAGCTCTGAACAGTATTGAAAAGGTGCTAACAAACAAGAGGTGCCTTACTGATGTTGAAAAGCTAAGCCATCATTTCCAGACATCAACTGTGGAGTCATTCCAGTGTCATCCAGTGTTTTGCTCCCAAAAACGTTGTTTTCCCCTTCATTGGAATGCTATGCGG GTTGTACCTTGCTGCCATGCACTTCATCGAGAATGCCGAGCGCGCACAACGGAAGACAGCCAAGGGGAAACTAATGTATATACTTGTGTTCCCAAAGGCCAAAAGGGAAGGTTACACAGTCAAACCAATGAAGACAGAGCCAACAATGT GCTATGTCTTCAACATGATGCAACTGGTGTTGGAAGAGATCATCCATGA
- the LOC124488067 gene encoding uncharacterized protein LOC124488067 isoform X2, which produces MKKVFRAMQLRTHSYAAFRKHAYLEPAIIHSWTEWQTPMLQTLSKATTVILGGDMRADSPGHSAKYGSYTMMDVQTNKIVDIQLVQSNEVGGSSYMEKEGLIRALDLLHGSGVKLDCIITDRHPPIPKFLRDRKITHYYDVWHVAKDVHSHSDPAFPKCGHQPNASKDPSKWFRPGSTALNSIEKVLTNKRCLTDVEKLSHHFQTSTVESFQCHPVFCSQKRCFPLHWNAMRVVPCCHALHRECRARTTEDSQGETNVYTCVPKGQKGRLHSQTNEDRANNVHTQQAMSST; this is translated from the exons ATGAAAAAG GTGTTTCGGGCAATGCAGCTGCGAACACATAGTTATGCTGCCTTCAGAAAACATGCTTACCTGGAACCAGCCATAATCCACAGCTGGACTGAATGGCAAACACCTATGCTTCAAACGCTCAGTAAGGCAACCACTGTCATTCTCGGAGGCGATATGCGAGCAGACTCACCAG GACATTCTGCAAAGTATGGGAGCTACACGATGATGGATGTGCAGACCAACAAAATCGTAGACATACAGCTGGTGCAG AGCAACGAGGTGGGGGGAAGCTCATACATGGAGAAGGAGGGTCTCATAAGAGCTTTGGACCTCCTACATGGTAGTGGTGTGAAGTTGGACTGCATTATCACCGATCGTCACCCTCCGATCCCAAAGTTCCTGAGGGACCGTAAAATCACCCATTACTATGATGTATGGCATGTAGCAAAAG ATGTCCACAGTCATTCTGACCCAGCTTTCCCCAAGTGTGGACATCAACCCAATGCCTCAAAGGACCCTAGCAAGTGGTTTCGACCAG GTTCGACAGCTCTGAACAGTATTGAAAAGGTGCTAACAAACAAGAGGTGCCTTACTGATGTTGAAAAGCTAAGCCATCATTTCCAGACATCAACTGTGGAGTCATTCCAGTGTCATCCAGTGTTTTGCTCCCAAAAACGTTGTTTTCCCCTTCATTGGAATGCTATGCGG GTTGTACCTTGCTGCCATGCACTTCATCGAGAATGCCGAGCGCGCACAACGGAAGACAGCCAAGGGGAAACTAATGTATATACTTGTGTTCCCAAAGGCCAAAAGGGAAGGTTACACAGTCAAACCAATGAAGACAGAGCCAACAATGT TCACACACAACAGGCTATGTCTTCAACATGA